GTCTGCGACAACAGTATAATCGGAGCGGCCGGAGACATAGGCAAAATCGCTGATGGACTTGATGGGGATACTGTGCAGGGGATCAGACGAAGTCCCGCGGACCGTGATTCGGCCGCTCCCGACAGACCAGCGGGTGTCGTACTCGACAACCTTCAGCTGATTGACCTTGGGCTCCCACTGGAGCCCTTTGCCCATGGAGTGAGGGTAGGCCTTGATTTCATAGGCCGTGTTCTCTCGTACACGAGGAGGTTGGTCATCGCCAAACTCGCCCTGGAGCTCGATGAGGCGGATGCCGTTGCGCTCGGCCACGGCATAACGGTAGTTGCCGGACCGCCAGATTTTACAAGTGCCCGTCTTCTTAACCTCTCCCCAGACCTCGCGGCCCCAGGTGACGGGCATGTCGCCGCTGACGATAAGCTCAAGCAGGTAGGTGCCAGTTTGGCCCTTGAACTTGACGTCTATCGAGACCATGGCGCAGTCAAACTCGCCGCAGAGCTTGCTCTCAAAGGTGCCGACGCTGATATGGCCGGTAGGCGAGTCGCCAGGTTCAAAGTTGGGGGGCAGCACGCTCTTAATGAACTCGGGTGTGGTCGTAAAGTCGAGAGCAATGAGCTCTTGAGAGAAGCGAGGG
This is a stretch of genomic DNA from Fusarium keratoplasticum isolate Fu6.1 chromosome 15, whole genome shotgun sequence. It encodes these proteins:
- a CDS encoding Acetoacetate decarboxylase; protein product: MSFVATPEEVEAFQRLSSDPRFSQELIALDFTTTPEFIKSVLPPNFEPGDSPTGHISVGTFESKLCGEFDCAMVSIDVKFKGQTGTYLLELIVSGDMPVTWGREVWGEVKKTGTCKIWRSGNYRYAVAERNGIRLIELQGEFGDDQPPRVRENTAYEIKAYPHSMGKGLQWEPKVNQLKVVEYDTRWSVGSGRITVRGTSSDPLHSIPIKSISDFAYVSGRSDYTVVADYNLGVTDAYLPYLVGRHYDDLRNFKVGIEWTYMEDEEHDPEPTLVQRLKTPAKN